The proteins below come from a single Caldisalinibacter kiritimatiensis genomic window:
- a CDS encoding peptidylprolyl isomerase, which produces MFLRRKLLALALVTIMIFSFVLTGCSSEKAENEAVAIVNGEKILKADYDKELDIYKKAYEAQFGPDIWAKDIGDGRTFEQAIKEKVLENLIIEEIIIQKAEEMEIAATDEQAKKEVEKYKEVFKNEDDYKNFLKESNMTEEYLTESIKKDLTINSYKEEFLKSIAISEEDAKAYFEENKNSYIQIKASHILVNTEEQAQKILAEVKNGKDFTELAKEKSQDPGTASAGGDLGYFNKGDMVPEFDRVAFSLEPGEISGIVKTQFGFHIIKVEDRLDSFEELKEIVIEDMENQKYSNKLNELRENAEVEIFVE; this is translated from the coding sequence CTAACCGGATGTAGCAGTGAAAAAGCTGAAAATGAAGCAGTTGCCATAGTAAATGGTGAAAAAATCTTAAAAGCAGATTATGATAAAGAGCTTGATATATATAAAAAGGCATATGAAGCTCAGTTTGGGCCTGATATATGGGCGAAAGATATAGGCGATGGTAGAACCTTTGAACAAGCTATTAAAGAAAAAGTATTAGAGAATCTTATAATCGAAGAGATTATTATACAAAAAGCTGAAGAGATGGAAATAGCAGCTACCGATGAGCAAGCAAAAAAAGAAGTGGAAAAGTATAAAGAAGTTTTTAAAAATGAGGATGACTATAAAAATTTCTTAAAAGAGAGCAATATGACAGAAGAATATTTGACAGAAAGTATAAAAAAAGACCTTACGATTAATAGTTATAAAGAAGAATTCTTAAAAAGTATAGCAATTTCAGAGGAAGACGCTAAAGCATATTTTGAAGAAAACAAAAATTCATATATTCAGATAAAAGCTAGCCATATATTAGTGAATACCGAAGAACAAGCACAAAAAATATTAGCTGAAGTAAAAAATGGTAAAGATTTTACAGAATTAGCAAAAGAAAAATCACAAGACCCAGGAACTGCTTCTGCAGGTGGTGATTTAGGGTACTTCAATAAAGGAGATATGGTTCCAGAATTTGATAGAGTGGCATTTTCATTAGAACCTGGAGAAATTAGTGGTATTGTGAAAACACAGTTTGGATTCCATATTATAAAGGTAGAGGATAGATTAGACAGTTTTGAAGAATTAAAAGAAATAGTTATTGAAGATATGGAAAATCAAAAGTATTCAAATAAACTTAATGAATTAAGAGAAAATGCAGAAGTAGAGATATTTGTAGAATAA